A stretch of the Gemmatimonadaceae bacterium genome encodes the following:
- a CDS encoding PadR family transcriptional regulator codes for MPGHTDDLRHGSLDVLVLKAVSWTSMHGYAIAKWIQDRAGGEFPVVDAALYKALHRLEEDGALRSEWGVSENNRRAKYYSLTPRGRKLLSNEVAGWRRYAAAINAVLETT; via the coding sequence ATGCCCGGTCATACCGACGACCTTCGCCACGGCTCTCTCGACGTCCTCGTCCTCAAGGCGGTCTCGTGGACGTCGATGCACGGCTACGCGATCGCGAAGTGGATCCAGGACCGCGCCGGCGGCGAATTCCCCGTCGTCGACGCCGCGCTCTACAAAGCCCTCCACCGCCTCGAAGAGGACGGCGCCCTACGCAGCGAGTGGGGAGTCTCCGAGAACAATCGTCGCGCCAAGTACTACTCTCTCACGCCGCGTGGACGGAAGCTGCTCAGCAATGAAGTCGCCGGCTGGCGCCGCTACGCGGCAGCGATCAACGCAGTGCTCGAGACGACCTGA